In the Gemmatimonadaceae bacterium genome, one interval contains:
- a CDS encoding dipeptidase: protein MRIVTSCALALCLVAADRAEAQQRDRNLERAMRVLRSTPLVDGHNDLPWAIREHEMRPRDVEAYDLRLRTSGHTDLDRLRRGMVGGQFWSVYVPGEARDSGYARLQLEQIDIARRVIAKYPDRFALALTADDVRRQFRRGRIGSIIGMEGGHVLENSLGALRAYYDLGARYLTLTHNVTLDWADAATDTARHGGLTGFGEEVVREMNRLGMLVDLSHASPATMSDALNVSEAPVIFSHSSARALANVPRNVPDSILRRLPANGGVVMVTFVPGFISQELIDHAAAGRRLGRDTTSAEFRAWRSTPRPKATLAQVADHIEHIRRVAGIDHVGIGGDFDGISEVVVGLEDVSTYPALFAELARRGWSDGDLRKLAGENVLRAMAAAENVASQLRSRRPASTKTIVDF from the coding sequence ATGAGAATCGTCACTTCCTGCGCATTGGCGCTCTGCCTGGTCGCGGCCGACCGCGCCGAAGCGCAGCAGCGCGACAGAAATCTGGAGCGCGCAATGCGCGTGCTGCGGAGCACGCCGCTGGTGGACGGCCACAACGACCTGCCCTGGGCGATCCGGGAGCACGAGATGCGCCCGCGGGACGTGGAGGCGTACGACCTCCGGCTGCGCACTTCCGGCCACACCGATCTCGACCGCCTGCGGCGGGGGATGGTCGGCGGACAGTTCTGGTCGGTGTACGTTCCTGGAGAGGCGCGCGACTCGGGTTATGCCCGGCTGCAGCTGGAGCAGATCGACATCGCGCGGCGCGTGATCGCGAAATATCCCGACCGGTTCGCTCTCGCGCTGACCGCCGACGACGTTCGCCGCCAGTTCAGGCGCGGGCGGATCGGATCGATTATCGGCATGGAAGGCGGGCACGTGCTGGAGAATTCGCTCGGCGCGCTGCGAGCGTACTACGATCTCGGCGCGCGTTACCTGACGCTCACGCACAACGTGACGCTGGATTGGGCCGACGCCGCGACGGACACCGCGCGGCACGGAGGCCTGACGGGCTTCGGCGAGGAAGTGGTGCGCGAGATGAACAGGCTCGGCATGCTCGTTGATCTGTCGCACGCTTCACCGGCGACGATGAGCGACGCGTTGAACGTCTCCGAGGCGCCCGTCATCTTCTCGCATTCCTCCGCGCGCGCCCTCGCGAACGTTCCGCGAAACGTGCCCGACTCGATACTTCGCCGGCTGCCGGCGAACGGCGGAGTGGTGATGGTGACGTTCGTTCCCGGATTCATCTCGCAGGAGTTGATCGACCATGCGGCGGCGGGGCGGAGGCTTGGCCGCGACACGACGAGCGCCGAGTTCCGGGCGTGGCGCTCGACTCCGCGGCCGAAGGCGACGCTCGCGCAGGTGGCCGATCACATCGAGCACATCCGCCGCGTGGCCGGGATCGATCACGTCGGCATCGGCGGCGACTTCGACGGGATCAGCGAGGTCGTGGTGGGGCTGGAAGACGTGTCCACGTACCCGGCGCTGTTCGCCGAGCTGGCCCGCCGCGGGTGGAGCGACGGCGATCTGCGGAAGCTCGCCGGCGAGAACGTGCTGCGCGCGATGGCCGCGGCGGAGAACGTGGCGAGCCAGCTACGCTCGCGAAGACCGGCTTCTACCAAGACCATCGTGGATTTTTGA
- a CDS encoding pyridoxal-dependent decarboxylase, with protein MGDDAGPAPDTGDMPAEEFRRYGHMLVERIARYLEDVERSPVLSRARPGDIRAALPRSAPRTGEDMATILADFDDKILPGITHWNHPGFMAYFAITGSGPGILGELLTAALNANGMLWRSSPAVTELEEVTLDWLRQLLGLPEPLFGEITDTASSSTLYALAAAREFADIDIHQRGIGGQRLRVYCSTEAHSSVDKAVITLGLGSEGLRHIAVDERFRMRADLLEAAIAEDKAAGIRPLAVVATAGTTGTTSIDPVPEISDVCEREGMWLHVDASYAGVAAIVPEKRYVLAGVERAHSLVVNPHKWLFVPIDCSVLYTREPAALKAAFALPLEILYTPEPGVTNLMDYGMSLGRRFRSLKLWFVLRYFGADGIIARLREHMRLAQIVARWAEESDTFELCAPVELSTVVFRYNPPGLAPAAADAANAKLLKLVNESGEVFLSGTKVNGTQVLRLAIGNLRTTERHVLRAMELLEQTAKGL; from the coding sequence ATGGGTGACGACGCAGGGCCGGCTCCCGATACGGGCGACATGCCCGCCGAGGAGTTCCGCCGGTACGGACACATGCTCGTGGAGCGAATCGCCCGTTATCTCGAAGACGTGGAGCGCTCGCCCGTGCTCAGCCGCGCGCGGCCGGGAGATATCCGCGCCGCGCTGCCGCGCTCGGCGCCGCGTACCGGCGAAGACATGGCGACGATCCTCGCCGACTTCGACGACAAGATCCTGCCGGGAATAACCCACTGGAATCACCCGGGCTTCATGGCGTACTTCGCCATCACCGGATCGGGTCCGGGGATTCTCGGCGAGCTGCTGACCGCCGCACTGAACGCGAACGGCATGTTGTGGCGGAGCAGTCCCGCGGTGACGGAGCTCGAGGAGGTGACGCTCGACTGGCTGCGGCAATTGCTGGGCTTGCCGGAGCCGCTGTTCGGCGAGATCACCGACACGGCGTCGTCGAGCACGCTGTACGCGCTCGCCGCCGCGCGCGAGTTCGCCGACATCGACATTCACCAGCGCGGAATCGGCGGCCAGCGGCTGCGCGTGTACTGCTCGACGGAAGCGCACTCGAGCGTGGACAAGGCGGTGATCACGCTCGGACTGGGCAGCGAGGGACTGCGGCACATCGCGGTGGACGAGCGGTTCCGGATGCGGGCGGACCTGCTGGAGGCCGCGATCGCGGAAGACAAAGCGGCCGGGATTCGTCCGCTCGCGGTGGTCGCGACCGCCGGCACGACCGGCACGACCTCGATCGATCCTGTTCCCGAGATCTCCGACGTGTGCGAGCGCGAAGGAATGTGGCTGCACGTGGACGCGTCGTACGCCGGCGTCGCCGCGATCGTCCCCGAGAAGCGGTATGTGCTCGCCGGTGTCGAGCGGGCGCATTCGCTGGTGGTGAACCCGCACAAATGGCTGTTCGTCCCGATCGACTGCTCCGTGCTGTACACGCGCGAGCCGGCCGCGCTCAAGGCGGCGTTCGCGCTGCCGCTCGAGATCCTGTACACGCCCGAGCCGGGCGTGACCAATCTCATGGATTACGGAATGTCGCTCGGGCGCCGGTTCCGGTCGCTCAAGCTGTGGTTCGTGCTCCGGTACTTCGGCGCCGACGGCATCATCGCGCGCCTGCGCGAGCACATGCGGCTGGCGCAGATCGTGGCGCGCTGGGCGGAAGAGTCCGATACGTTCGAGCTGTGCGCTCCGGTGGAGCTGTCCACGGTCGTGTTCCGGTACAACCCGCCGGGGCTCGCGCCGGCCGCCGCGGATGCGGCCAACGCGAAGCTGCTCAAGCTCGTAAATGAGAGCGGCGAGGTGTTTCTTTCAGGAACGAAGGTCAACGGCACGCAGGTTCTCCGCCTGGCCATTGGCAATCTCCGTACGACCGAGCGACACGTGCTCCGCGCGATGGAGCTTCTCGAACAAACGGCAAAGGGATTATGA
- a CDS encoding protein-disulfide reductase DsbD domain-containing protein, giving the protein MRARVATHRSSVARALLCAALLAAGCGETEEPVKWAASIDGPDTVAPGSVVRVTVEARSGRGWYFYSATQPAGGPIPARIWLADSTIFRQAGPLGSSEPSRSFDSVFGIDLEKYPGRASFTLPVRVPPEGSSGRQEIRVSALYQACNDTICLSPKTVTLAVPVVIDSR; this is encoded by the coding sequence GTGCGGGCGCGCGTCGCCACGCACCGGAGCTCGGTCGCGCGCGCGCTGCTGTGCGCCGCGCTACTCGCGGCCGGCTGCGGAGAAACCGAAGAGCCGGTGAAGTGGGCCGCGTCGATCGACGGTCCGGACACGGTCGCGCCAGGTTCGGTAGTGCGCGTCACAGTCGAAGCGCGATCAGGCCGAGGCTGGTATTTCTATTCGGCGACTCAACCCGCGGGCGGACCGATCCCCGCGAGGATCTGGCTCGCGGACAGCACGATCTTCCGTCAGGCAGGGCCCCTCGGCAGCTCCGAGCCGTCGCGATCTTTCGACAGCGTCTTCGGGATCGATCTCGAGAAGTATCCCGGCAGAGCCTCGTTCACGTTGCCGGTTCGCGTGCCTCCGGAGGGGAGCTCCGGGCGCCAGGAGATCCGGGTAAGCGCGCTGTATCAGGCTTGTAACGACACCATCTGCCTGTCGCCGAAGACGGTGACGTTGGCGGTGCCCGTAGTGATCGATTCGCGCTGA